In one Myxocyprinus asiaticus isolate MX2 ecotype Aquarium Trade chromosome 29, UBuf_Myxa_2, whole genome shotgun sequence genomic region, the following are encoded:
- the LOC127420064 gene encoding biglycan-like: MFSYHSFLLLLLLSICSLTAPSLALPFEQRGFWDFGMDSDGGDLTTVIMRDEEGSAMEELPPDVPLCPFGCQCQLKVVQCSDLGLTAVPKQIPIDTKLLDLQNNRITELKENDFKGLANLYALSLVNNKISKVHPRVFMPLRHLKKLYFSRNLLTVVPKNLPPSLVELRIHENRINKVAEGTFSDLGSMNCIEMGGNPIQNSGFEPGAFKGLKLNYLRISEAQLTGIPKDLPASLHELHLDNNQIQAIELEDLRHYKLLYRLGLGYNHIRMIENGSLSYVPNLRELHLENNRLTRIPRGLPDMKYLQVVYLHSNNISQVDTNDFCPRGFGMKRTFYNGISLYGNPVNYWEVQPATFRCVSDRLAIQFGNYKK; this comes from the exons ATGTTTTCCTACCACTCtttcctgctgctgctgctgctcagtATCTGCAGCCTGACTGCTCCTTCATTGGCTCTGCCCTTCGAGCAGAGAGGATTCTGGGACTTTGGCATGGACAGTGATGGGGGAGATCTGACAACGGTAATAATGAGAGATGAAGAGGGTTCAGCTATGGAGGAGCTGCCACCAGATGTGCCCTTATGCCCCTTTGGTTGCCAGTGTCAGCTCAAAGTGGTGCAATGCTCAGACCTAG GTTTGACTGCAGTCCCCAAGCAGATTCCCATAGATACCAAACTCCTGGACCTACAGAACAACCGCATCACAGAACTGAAGGAGAATGACTTCAAAGGACTTGCAAACCTCTAT GCCCTGTCACTGGTCAACAACAAGATCTCCAAAGTCCACCCACGAGTCTTCATGCCACTCAGACACTTAAAAAAGCTCTATTTCTCCCGGAACCTCCTGACAGTGGTACCCAAAAACCTGCCCCCGTCCCTGGTGGAGCTGCGTATTCATGAGAATCGTATTAATAAGGTTGCAGAGGGAACGTTCTCTGATCTGGGCAGCATGAACTGCATTG AGATGGGCGGTAACCCCATTCAGAACAGCGGCTTTGAGCCTGGTGCTTTTAAAGGCCTGAAACTCAACTATCTGCGCATCTCTGAGGCCCAACTCACTGGAATACCTAAAG ACCTCCCTGCCAGTCTTCATGAGCTCCACTTGGACAATAACCAGATCCAAGCCATTGAACTGGAGGACCTGAGACACTATAAACTCCTGTACAG ATTGGGTTTGGGTTACAACCATATCCGGATGATTGAGAATGGCAGTCTATCATATGTCCCAAATCTGAGGGAGTTGCATTTGGAAAACAACCGCCTGACCCGCATCCCAAGAGGCCTGCCAGACATGAAGTACCTGCAG gtGGTCTACCTTCATTCTAACAACATAAGCCAGGTGGACACAAATGACTTCTGCCCTCGAGGCTTTGGCATGAAAAGGAccttctacaatggcatcagtctATATGGCAACCCAGTTAACTACTGGGAGGTGCAGCCTGCCACCTTCCGTTGTGTTAGTGACCGTTTGGCCATTCAGTTTGGAAACTATAAAAAATAG